Genomic window (Diabrotica undecimpunctata isolate CICGRU chromosome 6, icDiaUnde3, whole genome shotgun sequence):
gTGATTATTTCttaaggtatctctcttgcgtacaatatgTGGATAACGTTCTTTAATTGCACCTTGTCAAATGATTTCTTAAGGTCCGCGAACATAAATATGCCAATTTGTTGTAATCTAATGATTTTTCTTGCACTTATCTCATTACAAATATAGCGTCGGTACATGATCTTTccaacctaaaaccttgttgttcttctgctagtgctaTAATTTCATCCAGTTTATTTGCTATCACCTTGTTTATTAATTTAagtattgtgtttaataaatgaATTCCTCCGTAATTCTCTGGGTCCGATTTGTCTACCTTTTTGAAGATAGGTATTagaatgcttgatctccattcttgtggtattctggtcctccatactttaagagttcattcggtattctgtccCATCCTGGTGATTTTCTTTACCCCTTCCTCCTCAACgtttatttcttcatttgtcgtcacttctggtattgttggttcattatcgtcacctttggCAAATATaaatcgaaagtagtctgccatATTTTCTCCTGAATGAGTTTTGCTTGTCTAAGTTCGTTTATCTCTTTTATTTGTCCTCTTATCATTCCCTATATTTCTTTTTCTATTCCGTAGAAGTTTATTTCTAATTCGTCAGTgattgtatgcctgttgtgtttgttgtgttctgtattgtaaaaggctttcttctttttatcacattttgtcttcacttcctctctaaaccatgggcttttcttttttgatatgaaTTTTTTTTCCCAGCTTTCATCGACGTTATCGTTTTGTAATATGAAGTTATGGAAATACATGTTATTTGTAATATTAGtggatttattaataaatttaatggAATTTCTGCTTAATGAATTTGATACAGTTCCAGGAAATAAAATAAGTCTTTCCGGGAAAGAACCCAAGTAAAGGAACTGAAGTAGCAGAAAGTATCCTACTGACTACCGAGAAATGCCTGTTGACAAGATGACGGTTTTGCTAATTGTTAAAAAGACATTATGTGTATCAGGAACGTCTACAAGCAATATAGAAAATcgaaatagaaaaataataagtaaacagGATATTTACGTGTAAGATAATTTGGATGCTAACTATTTTTGAAAGAAATATAATAAAGCAAAACAAAAAGTTAACAATTGGACGAAATCTAAAGAAATTAGGAATAAAAGAATGATTTGAAGATGTAATGAAAAATGTAGCGTTTCTtacatttcaatttttatttatttttaatatgtagCATATTGTGAAGTTTATATTAGTCTATTTCGGATTGGAAGTCGAgtcgtaaaaaaacaaaaaaatatgtaattttcgTTACAATCATTGCCATTCATTCTCAAAACATAAAATCTTCAGCCAGAATAAAGATGCTGTAGTAAGTATACTTTTAAATCTGCTAAAAATTGAATACTTAACAAAAAGCCAATACACGTATCAAAGCAGACCCTTTCAGGAACTTATAGTTATGATATGAATAATATTTCGAGACAGATGTTTACCCAAAGCTCACAAATCATTCAGACTCAATATCTTTTCAAAAACACACTCTCGATTTTATGTTAACATGCTGCAaaatttgttttcctattttaCGGAAATAATAGATACTAAAGGGCATTATTAGCAAGTTTCTTCAGGACCAACAATGCGCCACATATTGAGGTACAAAACCCTTGAAATTTCAGGTAGAATTCTTTACAAAGACATCCGAATCTGTACTACCGGTATGTTTTATTATGTCTCTATATTATGTAGCGACTGATTTTTGTTGATGTATTAGGCAAATAAAAATAACCGCAAGGGTCAAATAAGTGCAGGGGCTGTACTaactatataatttatttaaagctCGAACTTAACGTATATTTCTGATTAATACAGTTAAAAACGTGTATTCTGTTTTTCGTTTACAGAAATTGTAGATTGTTGCCAAAACAATATTGTTAAAGAACTACCAAACTCATCATAATTTTTTTACGCTAATAATTGTTAAGTTTCGGGAGTATTCACGTATTGATTGCAAgtattgatttattaaaatttaagagtTAATGAGCGatttaaaatctttataaaatcAGTCAATACCAATCCAGTGCCGATATTCGATCAGACCATAATCTACTTTGCTGTACAATCAGTGATAGGCAAAACTCAGAAAGCACCTACAATATTACTGAAGGCACTCCAAAATCAAGTTTTACCCCGTTTTACCCTATCTATTTGTAACCCGTTTTACTAAATATGTTAACATTATAAcccatttattttattattatttaatgcaaatttacaaaacaatcttCCAGGTGGTGTTTACGTGCAAAAGAAAAACTAATAGTCAAAAGTGTTCAACAGAGAGCATGCAACAGGCTAGGAGATGGGTTTCTACCGAACATCAATTGCATTTGCTGTTCCTCAGACAACTTTACAACGTCATGTCAAAAAACAACGGGATAATGCAAGTTATTCTGTTGCAAAAGTGTTAGGCGATAAAAGGCCTGTTTTACTCCCGAACAAGAAGTAGAACTTGTTTCTTATCTTAAAGATATGGAGGCAAGATTGTTCGGCTTGATCATGAAAGAATATAGGCAACTTGCCTTCGACCTTGCTGATAAAAATAGGATTGAACACCCCTTTAACAAAAATCATAAAATGGCTGGAAAGGAATGGATGCAAGGATTTTTAAATAGGCACAAAGAGTTGTCAAGCAGAAATCTCGAGACTACGTCAGGTGCCCGTACGATGGTATTTAACAAAATGGCTGTTCAACAATTCTTTAAACTGTTGGAAGAAACTGTCCAGAAATATAAATTAACAGCAGGAAAAATTTTCAACGTAGACGAAACAGGAGTTACGGTCAATCCAAAGGGGGTTTATAAAATCATAGCTTCAAAAGGAAAGCGCCAGGTTGGCGCGCTTGCATCCGCCGAGAGGGGTGAAACTATAACTGCAGAAATTTGTTTCTCTGCCTCAGGAGCCTCTATGCTAATATTTCCTGGAAAGTGAATGCAACAGGGGTTTTTGGAGAGCCTCGTGCCTGGTGGATAGTTGAGCTTAATAAAAAAGGGTGGATAGGTAAGACATTGTTTTTTCAGAGTTTAAGAAGTTTGTAGAGTATTCTAGAGCTTCAAAGTATTCACTGGTTCTACTTCTGCTAAATGGTCATTCATCACATACGAAAAATCTGGACGTAATTAATTATGCGAGTGAAAATGAGGTGAAAATTCTATGTTTTCCACCTCATTACATGTATCCTCTACAGGCCTTAGATGTTGCATTTATGAATACATTAAATGCATATTATGACAACAAAGTAAGGAAATGGCTTAGAACACAATGGAAGAGTAGTAACATTTCAGCAAATTTCGTCTTTATTCAGTGCCGCATATTTAGGAGCATCCACAATGACTACTTCGACAAATGGTTTTAAAGCAACCGGTGTGTGTCCTGTGGATATGGCCGTTTTTTCTGAAGCAAATTTTTTGCCATCAGCTACAACTGATAGAGAAATTGACCCAAGTAGACCTGAAAATCAAGTAGATCATATTGTACAGTACATTAGAGGGAAAACTCCCGAGCTTCAATTACGATCGTCTATTAGACTTGAGCCTCAACCAAGATCCTCCAAAGGGATTTACTCTATTTTTAAGTTTGTAATTCCCAACGCTATCGTAGCAGTGCCTACAGTAAATCAATCCCAGAAACGCGTATCAAAAAAAAAAGAGGCAAAACCGCCATATTAACGTCTTTGCCTTAGAAAACGGAGCTGGAATTTGCACAGGAAAAAACGCAGGCCATGGGgacaaaatcagcaaaaagaaGAATAGCCGATGATCAAACCAAATCACAGATGAGTAAAAAATCGACattgaaaaaaactaaaaaactagAGTCAGATTTAGAAGGCGAAGATAGTGACACTGACTGCTTGTACTGCGGAGACTTTTATTCAAGTTCCACATAGGGGTAGATTAGCTGTTCCAGTTGCCATAAATGGACTCACAATTCATGTGCAGGTGtagaagatgaggatgatgagGAAGTACTTGTATGCGAATTTTGTCAATAGGCTTTTCTTGGTTTAAATATCGTACCCTATTTTACCCTATACGATGGGAATAATGGGGTAATTTacattattttctgttttttcatataataagaaaaactattactttttaatATCACTTAATATTAATAAGTAATTACTACTTTAACAATGATATTTGCCTTATTTCAAGACCTTGAAAGTTAGAGATTTGATTTAAATCCCAATGTAAAACTGAAGTACCCCATTTTGCCCGCCTTTCCCCTACTGTAGAATTTTTAAAGTTATAGAATACTATTCCTTAGGAAAAATTTGGAAGCAAAATACCCCAGTGcctattttaaaatcaaaatcgaCATTCTCAAGCATTATTACATAGTTTTAGCTGGTACCTATAATTCCAGAGACATTAGCCCGTATTAAACTTTTCGGACACCgtgtatattttaaatagttaaaagcaTTGttaatattttcagaaaaatatttCACAAACAAGATCCAATTAGCAACGACACTTCCCCGTAAAACTCTTGAGCACGGGACTGAAATAATGAATTCTCCCTCCGAATTACCCTTCTGACTCTTGTCTTTAATTCATTTACTGCATTACCTGCTTCCTGAAAAacgtctaatttttcttcggtACTCCATTCACACTCGCACAGTTGATATTGGGCAAGTAATGAAGCATAAATAAGTGAGAGAAGTGAAGTGAAGAGTATTATCATTCAGTGACATTTcaagtgtgtaagtgtgtgtgtttgttgcCGGATTGGATTCAATGACCACCAAATGGAGTGCACGCAACCGTTCTAAACAAATGATTACATAGGTACCTAATCGAATTAGGAAGCGACATAGggttttttctacttttttactCGTTTTGCGagatataaagaaataaataaatattaataacgataacgattattttgaacaaatcAAATTTTCTTTTTCAAAATAGGTAGAGGCGAGGACGATATTATGAAATACCATTTACATTTCTAAAAATAACTtactattttttaaatgaaaattcccAAAATTATCATGACTCCATGGTACGACTAATTGCAATGAtgtaagaaataaattatttattttgttttttaaaagaactgAAAAGAAATATTTAAGATTTTATGCTAGTCATTACTCTTTCTACTCTATTAACAAAAATCACACAATAAGATTCTTTCTGTGCTCCGGTACAGTCAAGGTGGGCCCACAAAGAACAGCTTAAGCATTGAATCCAAATCTCTCCTTGTTCATCTTCGGAGAATTTTCCATTACAGAATGTACATTGAGATTCTTTGTTTTCTGGTTCTTTAGTTAATGGCATAAATTCCATTACAGATAATACATCAGAGTGGAATGGGCCAAGAATTATTTCTAGTAGGTTTAGGTCTAGAAGAGGGATGTTCTAAGGTTAGTTTCATAACAGGAGATCTCTAAATTTTTGCCTTGTTTTGTTGTTTTGAAGCTCTCGAACGAAACGAAAGCGGCATTAGTTAGTCTCGTAGTTTCAGGCCTAGGAACAGTGAACTTAGAAGCAATGAAATCTTTACtggtaaaaacatttataatTTATCAACAGAATATATATCAGTCAATTTGAAGCCGTTATTGCTATGTCCCCACGTTGTACTTTCAAGTAGGCTTTGCCAAACAATTCCATCATATTCAAAACACTCAAGGGCCTTGAGCTACGTCTTAAAAAAGATCTCACCTCTTGAATATAATGAGACTTTATCGGACCGATAAGGATTTTGTCTATTGTTTGTATTATGTGAACTATGTGGGCGTAGACAAAAAATCATAACATGATTTTCACTCACTAAATTAATTACATTAATGTTCCACTTGTGGGTTATGTGACCGTCAAGAAGAAGCAGAACAGACGACCCAGCTCAAGGTTTTGATACAGCAATGAAATGTTTAAaccatttaataaaaatatttgtctgTATCCAACTAGATGAGTGGCATGATGCGATGGTCCCTGAAGGAGCACCTCCTTCAGGTTAGAAATGCCAATGAATGCTTTTAAGAAGTCAGTATTGCCCGAATGAATTGGCCTGCTTCTAGCCCCGACCTTAATCTAATCGAACAACTTGCCTGAGGTTCGTGTAGTTTTTCAGACAATGTGTGGCGAACTGGTCAAACTTTATGTTTAAAATTACCTTGcaatattacaaaattattacaatACAAAGACATCAATTACAAATGAcatgaaaataattatttttaacacctgttttttatcaacagacctacatttaatttttttaattttacaaaatctCCTAGCTCTGGCAAAAGATGTATCCATGGGTTTACGGACTGAAAGATTTGGGTTCCTTTTCATAAAAACGTAAAACCTGTCTTTGCCAGCAGATTCATCTTTAAATGGGTGGGGGTTGATAGGCAAGACTGCAGACATCTCTTTTTGTGAACCCATAGAACATGACCTCCACCTCaagtaaatatttttgcaacATCTTCTACTTCTTAAGGGAAAACTGGCTTACGACTAAGAGTAGTTAAAGTTACTTCATACATAGTTCaaacgggatagtttgaactatgtatcaccaatcactatataaaaactcttgtaccggaatataagtagtattttgtttatttctagtttattacaattcaacagatttttttctcttaccaatttgtgggttgttactttgtctgctaaagcaattttatgcatattaataaacacagacatgtaatattggcataattactataccttttttgttctgtatccttataagacagcaccctaatatgggcttttttgtaatttcagcatttaatttactttgtaccactgacctgatgatgctttgtaaattttagaaagcgaaaccggtcgtcttgggtagtaaaattaaattgattgtgagtaagtctaatttatttcttttgcctcttttttaaaatctataccCTTTCCATTTTCAAAAAGCTATTTACTAATCTGTATTGGTTTTTTTTGCTAGGACCTGTTGAATTACCTGGCCGTTTAACAGGATAGGATTACCTCAATTTTCTAGAAAATATTTTACCTGATTTATTTGATAATATTCCGCTGATGATCTGACAAGGACATAATTTAATGTGGAATCAGATAACATgacaaaaagaaatatttttaataattcataCAGGCTGTCCATTCCAGACAGGAATGTATGGAGAAGCAAGGAGTACCACAGATCTGGTATACAGGCGGATCCAAGACTGGAGAGGGTGTGGGGGCTGGAATATacttcaaaaataaaagaaaaaacgaaagcTTGGCTTGGGGAGTAATTGCAACGTTTTTCAATCGAAGATTTATGGAATACCGCAATGTTCAACGGGAAATATTAAGAGAACATTTGAAAAAGTATATATCCATATATTGTCAGACAGTCAAGCGATACTAAAGGCACTGGCGTATCAGGAAGTGACGTCCAGAATGATTTGAGACTGCATCAGAGAACTGAATTAACTAGGAGACCGGAACAAGATAGGGTGTGTCTGGGTACCAAGGCATCAGGGCATCGAAGGCAACGAAAAAGCAGATCACCTTGCTAAAAGAAGATCAAATGAATCAAAAGGACCAGTTGTGGTTTGGATTAAAGAAAATTATGAGCGATATTGGGAGAGAATCCCTGAACAAACACATGGGAAAATCTTCATTAGTGGACCATGTATAAAATGAACAGAGGAACTGCTTCATATAGACCAGAATAACTTAAAAATAGTAACAGGAATTTTGAAGTAAGGTAATGAAGGTAATTGTGTATTTATCTTACTGCCCCAACTTTTGTTCCTTTTCTTAGTTATTTTTTTCTAACTTTTGCTTGGGCTACTTTGTAAACGACTATATCACCGATATTCTTTCTATTGAGATATTTTGAGTACTTTGGTCTTTTACTCTTAATTTCAGTTTTGATTTCCTGATCCCACGAATAGTGTTTCTTTCTTTATCTACTTCGTATAGTTCGATTTTTTCATGCGGAGCTGCCTGTATACAATTCTTTATTTGTTTGTATTGTTCTTATATCAAGTTGAAGTGATTTCTGGTGTGTAGCTTGTCATCTAATCTATTTTTAAACAGACTTCTTACACTGTCATATTCCAAGCTGTTTAGATTGTATGTTCCTTCTTTTGGTATTTCGTTTTGTTCtgcattatttattatttagcaATTAATGGTTACTCCCACAGTTTGGTCCTCGGCATGCTCTAACATCGCCCTAGTCTATTATGGATTTGACGCCTCTCATATTCTAAGTCCATGTGTATTTATGTATATCTATGTGCTGGTAGAAACCATTTAATAGGGTAAAGGGAGGAGAGATGGACCACCTTTTAGAAAACTGAAGCCTGTTTCTTTATTAAACAAAcatcagaatagaaaaaaattgtataaaataacttaacattggtatttgttttggtataagtaaaaactagaaattataattcttaaaccttaaaaaaacatAATGAACTGGCACGTCATCGGTCCATCTGTCCTCAACTGGTGATGTGA
Coding sequences:
- the LOC140444659 gene encoding uncharacterized protein; the protein is MEARLFGLIMKEYRQLAFDLADKNRIEHPFNKNHKMAGKEWMQGFLNRHKELSSRNLETTSGARTMVFNKMAVQQFFKLLEETVQKYKLTAGKIFNVDETGVTVNPKGVYKIIASKGKRQVGALASAERGETITAEICFSASGASMLIFPGK